GATTGTGTCCGGTCATGTTGATGTGGTCAGTCAGCAGCATGAGCCCGCCGGTGGCAAACAGGGGATTCAAGGCTCCTGCGGCATTGGTCAGGATCAGGTTTTCGGTCCCGAGCAGGCCAAGGCAGACGATGGGCAGAGTCACTTCCTGCGGGCGGTAGCCCTCATAAAGGTGAAAGCGTCCGGAAAAGACGAAGACAGGCGTGCCCTTGATCTCGGCCACAAGCAGCGTCCCAGCGTGGCCTTCAACGGTGGAGACCGGGAAGCCGGGGATGTCCGCATAGGGGATGCTTTTTTGAATCCACGCGGGTTCGATCCATTTTCCCAGGCCGCTGCCGAGCACAAGGGCGGTTCTGGGCATGGACAGGCAGTTTTTCTTGATCCAGTCGGCGGCGGTGCGGGCTCTGGTCTGTATATCAGTCATGGTCGTTATCCTTGATTATTTTCGTCCCGGAGCGATTCTGCCCGTTAATCTGGACAGCCCTCCAAACGCTGTTATACTGTTTCTTCAAGACGGTTTCTTTGGACTCCTCAGCTTGTTTGAAGGCGTCCACGGCGCAAAGAAATCAGACTTATCTTTCATCTTTCTTGCGGATTGTTTTGGTTTTGGCAAGGATTCCGAAGAGTTTATTTCTCTTTTTGACGAGGACAGCCCGGCCTGTCGGACTTGCCCCGATGCGATTATGGATATAAGCGGGTCCGGCTTTATGAAGGAATTTATTTTTTTCAACGCCCAACAGTTCATACAAGGA
The window above is part of the Deltaproteobacteria bacterium HGW-Deltaproteobacteria-18 genome. Proteins encoded here:
- a CDS encoding purine-nucleoside phosphorylase, which translates into the protein MTDIQTRARTAADWIKKNCLSMPRTALVLGSGLGKWIEPAWIQKSIPYADIPGFPVSTVEGHAGTLLVAEIKGTPVFVFSGRFHLYEGYRPQEVTLPIVCLGLLGTENLILTNAAGALNPLFATGGLMLLTDHINMTGHNPLTGPNVDDWGPRFPDMSQVYCPALREQAMLAAMSCGQRLEQGVYVAVAGPSLETPAETRMFRIMGADAIGMSTVPEAITAHHMGIKVLGISCLTNKNLPDCMAQTSHAEILSQANASANALGSLLSAFIPNLGGRHG